The window TAGTTTCTTCTCTGAGGAGGAATTCTCTGAATCTGTGTCTTCCAATTCAATTCGGTGCCTTTTGAGGCCACTGTGGCCATGAACAACCTTGCTGCTGTCCATGGCTGAGGGGTCAGTGGGGTCTTCTCTCATTCCAGCACTGGGGGTCTCACAGGCCATTTCAGACCCACAACAATCTTTGTGCAGAAGCATCCCTGTCAGGGGTGGGTTATCACGGTCAGTGTCCGGGTGTCCCGGGGAAGAGTAGCCTactgtctccagctccccagaGTTCTGCCCACTGTTGTGGGGGTGAGGGGGCCGGGGGTGCAGGTGTCCGTTGTTGTGGTTGGCACAGAGGGTGTCAAGGCTCCTCTCCTCACTGTCATCGGACTGGGTCCTGGGACAGCTGCCAGGCGCACTGTGCAGAGTGGAACCAGATGCCTTGGGGACAGGAGAGGGTGGCTCCTCAGCCCGGCTGCTCAGGGCCTTGCTCAGGGCCTTGCCATTGAGCTTCTTGGTTTCAAAAGAGTGTTCTAGAGGGCCGCTGTTGTTAGCGTCCTGAGAGGTGCCCTCTGGCACCTCTGCCCAAGGATGGCTACCGTGCTCACGGCTCACGCCACTGCTGGGGTTTCTGGTGGGAGTCTCTTCTTTACAAGCATCTTTGCTGCAGCCTTCAGGGGGCAGGTCCTGGTCTCTCTGGGCTGGGCAGGCTTCCTTACTAGAAGAAGGAGTTGGGTTGTCTTTGGGGCTGGTTCCTGCCCTCCCTTCATCTGTCTCCTCTGCCACTAAGGAGGTCTCTCCATCTTTGTTATTTGAGTAAGAGATATAGGAGTACCGGAGCCATTTGTAAGCTTTATAAATCTTTCGCTCTACTGATTCCATGTTGGCAGTTGCTGGTGCCCGGCTTGGTTGGAGATCCAGATCCAGATTGGAAGCACTCCGCTCAGgggaggagtttggggaggaggagaggtcATCCACTTTGATCTGAGGGTAGTCGTAATTGTCCTCTCCAATGTAGGTGTTGGTGGGCTTGACTGGAGCATTGGGCCGCTCTTCCCGGGCCGTCTTTTGTCGCCTCCGCATGGCGTTTCGCTGCCGGGTGGTGGCTCGGCGTTGGTTcagttcctcttcttcctccgaGCTGCTGGAACTGCTGGAACTGCTGGATCCATCCTCCGGGCTGGGCGACCTTGGCCGAGGGAAGAGATCTGTGTCCAGTTCAGCCTCACAGGCATTCTCTTCAGAATCAGACTCATTGGACAGGGCCAGGAGGCGCTTGTCCTGGTAGCGCCGCAGAGCAGACAGGCGCTGCTGGCGAGAGGCTGCATCCTCACAGGTGGGCGTTGCTGGAGTTGACACCACTGCATTTGTGGCGGTGACACGCAGGGGCCCCAGATGGAAGGCGTTGTCCGCAGTCTCGTCTACTGTGGGAGGTGGGGAGCGGGGCAGTGAGGCTGAGGATTCTGAGTCAGTGTAGCCGGAGCGCTCACTGACCCCCGCATGCAGCTGTAGGATGGTGCTCTCGCTGAGGTCACTGTCCGAGTCAGAGCTCCAGCCCTCGATCTCACGGCGCACCAAAGAGTCAAAGAAAGCCATCATCCGGGGGTCTTCTTGGACAGACTGGTTAGCGTAGTCATGGGACAGGCCACTCCCACTGTTCAATACAAGGCTGATATACTCTTCATGGGTGTAGAGGCAGCGGGAATCATCTTCAATCCGCCCGTCGAGGTCTCCTGTACATCCTGGCTGCTTGTATGGGCTCCAGATCTACACagaagatgaaaaacaaaagcaaccagGATTGAATGGGAAGTGTTCTATAGTGGGCCATGATAAAGACCACCAAAGCAGAGCTTCTCCCAGACGTTGTCATATTAAAGTCAccaaacaactttaaaaatattttctttctgggtACAATGGCACACTCCCGTAATACTAGTGCTTGCGAGGCTGAGACAGGGAAATCACAAGGGGGATTGCTTGAGCTACATAGCCAGAACTTgtctaaacacaaaacaaaacaaacagccacCAACCCCTACACAAAAGAACAAGTTATATGACTCTTATAAAATGTGTATCCAAAGTGAGGCTTTTAGGGGTGGTCGAAAGCTGTTTAGAGCATAGAATTACATTGTAGTCAGAGACCTAAGGATGTCTTTAGGTGGAGGATACCTACATATTGTCTCTTTTCTCATCGGAAATTATAACCTTAATCCAAAGGGAGGGGTGGAAGATGACATGAATATTAGGTAGTGTATTTGAAAATATGctttgccaggcatggtagtacacttgggaggcagaggcaggtagatctctgtgcgttcaaggccagcctggtctacacagttaaGTTCCAGGCCTTCTAGGGCTACATtgtaagaccttgtctaaataaaacaaaacaaacaccctaAAAAGACTTCAGCCTATCGTTCCACTTCTTCCAAACAGCAATATTCTATTTTTAGACAACGAAAATTACTCATTGGAGCTTTTAAGAATAGACAACTGCCCACACTGCACTTCCCTCTTGGACATGCAGGCGTCAGTTACCCAGGAAACTGGGTTTTCTTAACCAGGGTGTCGCTTGCTTGCTTCACAGGTAATTCTCTTAgcttcaggaagaggcaagacaCATTCTCCCTGGAAGGGGACTGCAGGCAGCCCCATCCCTTACCAGGTCACTCCTCCCTGGTCAAGGACCTACACCCACAGCTAGAAAGTAGAAAAGTagaggttgttttctggtgttgttttttcaagacagtgtttttctgtgtagccttggataccctggaacttactctgtagaccaggctggcctcaaactcaaagatccaccagcctctgcctctcaagtcctgggattaaaggcgtgtgccaccaccactcagcaaaACTAGTTTTTAACTTAGGTATTTTTGACTCAAAAGCTGAGCTGTACAGTTGTGTTAAGTTATGCAAATCAAGTTCAAGGTAATTAAGCTGTCCCTGACTGCCACTGCTCTACAGAGCAGTACAGAGCAGCTCCATTACACCAGCCCATAGCCATGGCATCTTGTGGAATTCCAGACATTTTCTTGCCTGACAGGCTGGTGTCTTATCTTTAAATGACATCTAACTCAAGAGAATAgtgtctcccctcctcccccattcACTTCCCCAAAGCTAAGAACAAATTCGCCTCTTAGGAACTGTCTCCAGGCCTACCCCTCCCACAAATTCCTTGGCACTCCCTGAGAGCTGGTCTCATTGGAAGATTCCAGTTCACAGGGGGCTGAGGACACCTAGGGCCAGCAGCTCCTCCTCCTGGACCCCCGAATCCAGGTGTGTTCTTTCCGCTTTGTTTCCTGTCCACAGCTCTTCAAGGTCCTCCCCTCTCCAGTTTCAAATTCTCACCCAGGAacttgaaagatttatttatttattatgtatacagtgttctgcctgcatgccagaagagggcgccagatctcattacagatggttgtgagccaccatgtggttgttgggaattgaactcacgacctctggaagaacagccagtgctcttaaccgctgagctatctctccagccccctcacccAGGAACTTGAAAGCAGTGATCTTTCAACGTTGGTTGTGCCCAAGAGATGCCTCCAGAACAGGGTTGACTCTGAAGCTCCAGAGACCATGACTCAAGGGGTCAGGAGAGGTGAGGCAGGGTTAGTAAACGCTAACATATAGTAAGTATAAAGCAAGCAGCAGAAAACAAAGATCTTGTCTGAGGAACATTCAAATTCTTCATGACAGCCAATGCTTGGAAAACACCTAGGCAGCACAAGGCTCAAGCTACAGATGACCACTTCTAAGAGTTTTGTGTCCTAGGAAGGGAACTGAAGGGCTCGAAAGGTAACCAACCACCTTAGGATGCTTTTTGGGGTCTCATTCTTAATTCTGGCCCAAGTGCTTCATTTTcccagtttaaaaaataataaaatgttatttgctATCTCccctaatatgaaaaaaaaaaatctatgtatcctTCATAGAAATCCAGACTCTGCTAACAGAAATGGCCTAACTACTTCATAAgcgactttttaaaattaaaattttattttccgtatatgggtgctttgcctgacttggaggtgagaagaggtagtaggatcccctgaaactgaacccaggtcctctgcaagaacagccagtgctcttaaccactaagcccttTGACAAGCCATTTTTAAAGTTCTAatctcccagcccccacattttcTCTTCAGGAATGAAAATCACAGCATTAAAGGTCAGTTTTATTTGGGCTCAAGTTAAGCTGAACTGTTTATTTCCAAAGCTTGGGACAATGGGATGGGACTGGATCAAAAGGCAGGAGATGTGGAGAGTGGACTCCTAGACTGGCACCTAGCTAACTGGTGACCCTGCATGAGGCTTGGCTCCTTATTCTAAACAGTGAATTAGATGGGCCCTAATGTAGTCCTGAGACTCAGAGCGAAACAAACCGCCCTCCTGGAAGTCAGTGTGTGTTTGAGAGCAGTACAGAGCAGCAGGAGTCCAAGTGCCTCCGTTTCCCACATCCTAAGCAAATGCCTTCATCCCGGAAAGTCTATTTCTCAACCACAGACTCAAGAGTAATAAGGTGACATAAGCTATAGCCACGCACTAACTGGCATGCTGCTTTCTCTTTAATTCGGTGGCTGAATCCCACAGCCAGAAAACtttaagaccaaaatgctttagCTGGACATCAGAATTACCGACTCCCTACTATCCTGGTCCAGAACCATTTCAACCATTTATGAAACGGTTCATTTCTTTACCTCAAAGTCAACAATTCAAAAGTGAAGctatactggggctggagagatggctcagtggttaaaaaaagcactggctgctctcccagggaaaccaaagttcagttcccagcacccacacagcagctcagaaccacctggaactccagttccaggggcatcTGATACACTCTGGACCCCACAGGCATCTGCaaacatatggtacacatacatacatgcggacaaaacactcacgcacacaaattaattttttttaaaagcaaatcaaTGAAAACAATAACTTGCTAGACTTTTTTGGGAACCCTGCATCTTGGATATGTGTCATTTTCAAGTGCCCACTCTGTACCTTAGCGACTATGCTTAAATTCTACATTGCAAATATCTCTGAATAGGGGACCCCATTACTTATTAAATGTGGTTAGCTGTGCCTCCTTGAGGTCTGAGCAGCTTTCTCGACAGGCACAGTTTTCTCAAGCTGCTGCAGAAAAGGGTAAGATTCAATTCTTATGGATAGCAAATGTTTGAGCTGAGTGTCCAGAACATGCTGAAGTAGCAGCTCTAAGTCTTCTTCTCTGTGTAAGTCCTTTGAATTGGACCATCTACTAAACCCACGATTACCTGTACATAGGTAAAGGTCCTCAACTGTTAGGTGGGGCTTGCAGACTCTGCAATGTGGCTGTCAGAACCCTCTGGAGTCCTCCAGACTGGTACCCTAGTCCTCTCCTTATCCCCTGTCTTTGGCCACTCAAGATCATTTTCTCAACAGTCATGTGTTTTCCTACTTCCGAGCATTTCCTCATAAGCACAATGTCTGGCACAGAGCAGGTGGTGAACGAATACTTTTTAATCCAACTTGTCCCCGCTACACACTTTTATTTACTGGATGTTTGTGTGTAGGTGCGAAGCACAGTGCATGtgtgaggccagaagacaatCGCAGCCCcgaagttggttctttccttctaccagatGGGTCCCTGGCACTGGATACATGTTTTCAGCCTTCAAACTttaagagctggaaagatggccagTCACCTCTACTGAGATGACCACAAATGAGAAAAATCCCTCTGCAGTGCTTTGTCGTCATGTCTCAGGAACCCttcatctttatttctcttcCCTCCTGGGCCATCATTTCCCAGGGAGACTTGTGTGACCTTTCTTTATCTGCATGCTTCCCATAGGGCCTACCATGAACTGCATACAACAGATACATCATAATATAGAGCTttgcaaaggacaatcagactgcaacccacagatccagggaggctacctagcaggggagaccctaggatgactgtggcttataataagttttggttttgcccaagcactgggcaagctttaatgaaacatttctctattaggataagaatttgtactgtatcaagctgaaagaatatgctggctgtactttcaggaggggaggctaaaatctttttagattatggattagcctatagaaaaatgtctgccgtaaatcaaacagtgaaggggaagatgaataggactctcacttacacaacttaagtaaaacatagctctctgaacagatgaagataggtttcttctgtatctcagaatctaatcaatatttatatgtataattcaccTATTATTTgacttaaaagggcttattgggaaatgttattatttttactattttctacagagaaaatattttccagtttcaaataaccctgaacttttgaattataacctgtttttatgttcaaaaaaataataataaagagttttgagggaaaaaatgaatttcccccttcctttcagCTATAAAACAGACCCCTTCTTTTGCTAAGTGTGGCACTCAGGCAAACAGAGGACCTGTTGTGAGTGTGAAGAGGCTGGCTCTTTTCCAAGTTGAAAAGATGGCAGTAAAGGATGGGGcagggagaaagaagagcaggacagagaaaatCAGATTTCAGGGGAGATGATGCTCCGGAGCCGATGACCTGACCCTGTACAAGGAGCAAGCAGCAAGGTGACATTCCATTAAACAGCAACTGTCCGGCCCAGGCAAACCCCAAGGCAAAGGTGTGGCACGCCCTCACTTAAAAAGAGTTAGGGGCCTTTCGGGATGCTGTAAACTCAGGCAAGGGTACTAATTCCAGCAGAGAGAAGGGCCGGCAGCACGTACTTTCAACTGTACCCTTTCTCCTTGCTCTCCTGTGTtgactcttcctttcctttttttttttttttttttttttttttgagacaaagcctcacTGGGTAGCTCAGGTAcgctatcttcctgcctcagcctcgcgTGTGCATCACCAAACCCAACCTGTAATGCTTTTCATTCTGTGCTATTCCCAGCCAGACGGCAAATGGGAAGACATCTGTGAGAAACCGAAGCTGAGAACCCCCGAGAACCCCCTTGTCTTTTTCTCTCACTGTGCACACTTAAGGTTTTAAATGGCCAACTGTGCCTCTTTGTTCCTATGGGAACCTGGGAGCAGTGAGTTCCGAGGCTCAGTCTGGATAACCTCACAGAGAAaacattttctcctctttcttgagAACTTGGCCAGTTTCCAACCTATGACCTTTCGAGTTAAGACTTTGGTTGACTAAACAATATCTGGGGAAACTCAGCACAGAAGCATCCGAGCACACGCCACACAGGAATTTCTCTTCCAAAGGAGATGCCCAGGCAGAGAGCTCTCTGTAGAGAATGATGTCAACAGACCTAGAAAGGACACGTTACTGTGCCCACCTATTCATCACAGGCCAAAGGAGGGGGGTAAcgtgaggggcagggctagtgCAGTGACTGTCCAAGTGAAGGACAGCTGAGGAGGTCCAGTCAGCTGTCCACTCACTCCCTTCCCACAGCATGGTGGACGTGGAGAGATAAGGCTCCAGTCTGGCTTTCTACACATTACCACATGACCCCAACAGCAATTTGTGATTTAAATTTCATCGTCTGCAAATATAAGGGACTGCAGAGTACTCCATCCCAAATGATGCATCAATATCCTCTCCCTCCTTAGCTTAGGGATCGCTGCAGAAGAGAGGGTggaaaaactgtaagagccagaggtggtggaggaCCAACAAAACCGCATTCCGGATACAGCGGGACAGCTGCACAGAGGAAGTCTCAGAGGCAAGTTCAGGCCACACAAAACTCTAacagctgaggagctattagcaaCTGGTGATTGCTGGAGGAagttcagttttcttcagagatacCAGACACAGGAGGCGGCACACACCCAATAAAGGTCCTAACCCCACACATCCCGACAGAGGGAAATGGATTAAGTGGGCTGAAAACATGAAGCACATAAAGTTGGGAGGGGATGGTGGTTGGGGAATAGGGAGTGGATTTGACCAGAAGACatcatgtgcatgtatgaaacTCTTAAACAATAACACTAAATCATGACAAATTTTCTCAGGTTTCATTTGTCACTAAAAAAATTGAGGAATTTCAACTATTGtggctctgtctccctagtgctggagtaaaggctgcgccaccaccgcccggccagacccACTTTTAAAGCTAGTCACCAGGCTTTGACGCATGAAGTGTATTCTTCACACTACTTTACGTGTTGTATTCTAGCAGTTTCTGATCTTGGCTAGTGAGTTCTGCTCATAAACATGTTACAATGGTTCTGAAAGGaagtcattagaaaaaaaaatcacttaaaaaacaaaggagCAGGGGAATAGTgatgcagatctctgtaaattcaaggccagcctggtctacagagtgagttccaagacagccagggctgctacacagagaaacccagtctcgaaacaaaacaaacaaaaacaaacccaaaacaaacaaacaaataactgtgtagccctgcctggcctgaatTCACCGTGTAGGATTATGTTAgcttaaactcagagatttgcccaACTCTGCATCCTGacagctgggattaaaaacatgtaaaCATATACCACCACGCCCACCtacttttttggggtgggggtgggttttgagacagggtttctttgtatagccctcgCTGTCtgggaactaactctgtagatcaggctggcctttaactcacagagatccccctgcctctgcctcccaagagctgggattaaaggtgtgtaccactaccaccCGACCCCTACCTTCTTTTACATTATCAACttctaatattttataatatgtataatatgtCAAAATCACTGACATACTGTCCCCTTAAAGACAGAGTCCTGCTCTGCAGCAGAGCTGGCTTTGGGCTTGTGGTGCTCCTAACCTCAGCTCTAAGTGTCAGGCTTATAGGCATGGcctactgtggtggtattgtgttccccaaaatattgtgtaccttaataaacttatctggggtcagagaacagaaaagccacagatactagaaaatgttagcacacgcctttaatcctagcattccagagacagaaatccctctggatctctgtgagttcaaggccgcattggaaacagccaggcatggtgactcacgcctttaatcccagaaagcagcctttaatcccagggagtggtggtagaaagcagaaaggtttataaggcgtgaggaccagaaactagaggctggttaagaatttggctggttaagcgttcaggttttcgagcagcagttcagctgagagccattgggatgaagactcagaagcttccagtctgaggaaacaagaccagctgagaagttggccaggtgaggttagctgtagattgttctggttctctgatcttccagtgttcaacccaatacctggctcagtttaattttattaataagactctctaagattcatgctacagcccaCCATTTTTGGCACTTACTGAGAACTTTAACAAATGCTCAATATATTTAGATACAAATCCCTACACACATTGTTCCAGTTTCTTCCAGTTATGAActacagggttggggatttagctcagtggtagagtgcttgcctagcaagcgcaaggccctgggttcggtcctcagctcaaaaaaaaaaaaaaaaaaaaaaaaaaaacaaaacaaaacaaaacaaaactacaaacatTTCCCTAAAAAGGATGGAAGGGGAAAGAAAGTGTCTCACCTTGATAATCTTTTCTACACCAGAAGAGCAGATCATGTACGTGTGGGGGTTAAACCGGACCTGGTTAACAATGGACCGATGCCCTTTCAGCACCATGAAGGCTCCATTGACCACCCTGCCAATGCCACCTGGGAAGACAGAAGGAAACAGAATCAAATGATAAAACAGGCTCCAGTAATGACGCATAAACAACTCGGAACAGCAGCTGAGATTTCTTACTAACTCTGTGAGAGCAGAATGCATAACCTCAGATAAGGTTGCCATGGAAAGAGGGATGGAACACCTCCCAGCATATGTGCTCTTACCAAGAGCCTTTCTTTCTTTAGCCTGTAAGCAATGCCCACGACCACCCACAGCAATTCCATTGTCAATGACCCGAAGCCACTTAAACTTCAAGTTTTCGGTCTCCAAGTTCTAATCCAAATGTCATCTTAGGAAATGCAATACAACAAAATGAGACTGAATGCTTAGGACAAGTTAGGCAGCTAAGCCAGGAGCATGCAAAACCAGGAACCTGTGACGATTTAAATACACAAGGTGTGCACCTTTGATCTGTTCAACTCTCAGTTTATACTAAGACAACATCAGAGGGAGGAAAAACAGGGTAACAATGCaaagaatccttttttttttttttttttttgtcctcgaACAGCAGGGAGAGCTGAAGACAAAGGAGACCTGGATCACGTTCACAATAAGCAAGTATTAAGAGTTGGAGGTAGGCCGGGCCGGTggtggcgcctttaatcccagcactcgggaggcagagccaggcgaatctctttgagttcgaggccagcctaggctaccaagtgagttccaggagaggcgcaaagctacacagagaaaccctgtctcgaaaaacaaaacaaaacaaacaaaaaaaaaaaaaaaaaaaaaaaaagagttgaggtAGAACCAGTGAGACAGCTCGGTAGAGAAAAGCACTTGTTGTCAGActcaacctgagttcaatcctagggCCTCACAACTACGGAAGGAGTTGTCCTCacccaaagtaaataaataaatgtaattaaaaataattaaaaaaatttgaaCTACAGAGTGGGCCTTGAAAATAACATGTACAGTTCCAGTCAACAATAAGTCCACTTATAGaaagctttattttgtttgtttgtttgtttatttgtt is drawn from Peromyscus eremicus chromosome 14, PerEre_H2_v1, whole genome shotgun sequence and contains these coding sequences:
- the Dcaf5 gene encoding DDB1- and CUL4-associated factor 5 isoform X2 encodes the protein MEQAIHSRVKPIQLKGEHHSNIFCLAFNSGNTKVFSGGNDEQVILHDVESSETLDVFAHEDAVYGLSVSPVNDNIFASSSDDGRVLIWDIRESPHGEPFCLANYPSAFHSVMFNPVEPRLLATANSKEGVGLWDIRKPQSSLLRYGGNLSLQSAMSVRFNSNGTQLLALRRRLPPVLYDIHSRLPVFQFDNQGYFNSCTMKSCCFAGDRDQYILSGSDDFNLYMWKIPADPEAGGIGRVVNGAFMVLKGHRSIVNQVRFNPHTYMICSSGVEKIIKIWSPYKQPGCTGDLDGRIEDDSRCLYTHEEYISLVLNSGSGLSHDYANQSVQEDPRMMAFFDSLVRREIEGWSSDSDSDLSESTILQLHAGVSERSGYTDSESSASLPRSPPPTVDETADNAFHLGPLRVTATNAVVSTPATPTCEDAASRQQRLSALRRYQDKRLLALSNESDSEENACEAELDTDLFPRPRSPSPEDGSSSSSSSSSSEEEEELNQRRATTRQRNAMRRRQKTAREERPNAPVKPTNTYIGEDNYDYPQIKVDDLSSSPNSSPERSASNLDLDLQPSRAPATANMESVERKIYKAYKWLRYSYISYSNNKDGETSLVAEETDEGRAGTSPKDNPTPSSSKEACPAQRDQDLPPEGCSKDACKEETPTRNPSSGVSREHGSHPWAEVPEGTSQDANNSGPLEHSFETKKLNGKALSKALSSRAEEPPSPVPKASGSTLHSAPGSCPRTQSDDSEERSLDTLCANHNNGHLHPRPPHPHNSGQNSGELETVGYSSPGHPDTDRDNPPLTGMLLHKDCCGSEMACETPSAGMREDPTDPSAMDSSKVVHGHSGLKRHRIELEDTDSENSSSEKKLKT
- the Dcaf5 gene encoding DDB1- and CUL4-associated factor 5 isoform X1, whose protein sequence is MKRRAGLGGSMRSVVGFLSQRGLHGDPLLTQDFQRRRLRGCRNLYKKDLLGHFGCVNAIEFSNNGGQWLVSGGDDRRVLLWHMEQAIHSRVKPIQLKGEHHSNIFCLAFNSGNTKVFSGGNDEQVILHDVESSETLDVFAHEDAVYGLSVSPVNDNIFASSSDDGRVLIWDIRESPHGEPFCLANYPSAFHSVMFNPVEPRLLATANSKEGVGLWDIRKPQSSLLRYGGNLSLQSAMSVRFNSNGTQLLALRRRLPPVLYDIHSRLPVFQFDNQGYFNSCTMKSCCFAGDRDQYILSGSDDFNLYMWKIPADPEAGGIGRVVNGAFMVLKGHRSIVNQVRFNPHTYMICSSGVEKIIKIWSPYKQPGCTGDLDGRIEDDSRCLYTHEEYISLVLNSGSGLSHDYANQSVQEDPRMMAFFDSLVRREIEGWSSDSDSDLSESTILQLHAGVSERSGYTDSESSASLPRSPPPTVDETADNAFHLGPLRVTATNAVVSTPATPTCEDAASRQQRLSALRRYQDKRLLALSNESDSEENACEAELDTDLFPRPRSPSPEDGSSSSSSSSSSEEEEELNQRRATTRQRNAMRRRQKTAREERPNAPVKPTNTYIGEDNYDYPQIKVDDLSSSPNSSPERSASNLDLDLQPSRAPATANMESVERKIYKAYKWLRYSYISYSNNKDGETSLVAEETDEGRAGTSPKDNPTPSSSKEACPAQRDQDLPPEGCSKDACKEETPTRNPSSGVSREHGSHPWAEVPEGTSQDANNSGPLEHSFETKKLNGKALSKALSSRAEEPPSPVPKASGSTLHSAPGSCPRTQSDDSEERSLDTLCANHNNGHLHPRPPHPHNSGQNSGELETVGYSSPGHPDTDRDNPPLTGMLLHKDCCGSEMACETPSAGMREDPTDPSAMDSSKVVHGHSGLKRHRIELEDTDSENSSSEKKLKT